From one Clostridia bacterium genomic stretch:
- the dtd gene encoding D-aminoacyl-tRNA deacylase, translated as MRAVVQRVSRARVSVNGEVTGQIGTGLLVLLGVGQTDSEPAADYLAEKIAGLRVFEDTEGKMNLSIADVGGAMLAVSQFTLFGDVRRGKRPSFDEAARPERAKELYDYFVEKIRAAGLRCETGVFQATMDVELVNAGPVTILLDSAKLF; from the coding sequence ATGCGTGCTGTAGTGCAGCGTGTGAGCCGCGCTCGAGTGAGCGTGAATGGCGAAGTGACGGGACAGATCGGTACGGGCTTGCTCGTGCTGCTCGGCGTTGGGCAAACCGACTCCGAACCGGCTGCCGACTACCTCGCCGAAAAGATCGCTGGATTGCGCGTCTTCGAAGACACCGAGGGCAAGATGAATCTCTCTATCGCAGACGTGGGGGGCGCGATGCTGGCCGTTTCGCAGTTCACGCTTTTCGGCGATGTCAGGCGTGGCAAGCGCCCCTCGTTCGATGAGGCGGCCCGTCCAGAACGCGCGAAGGAACTGTACGACTACTTTGTCGAGAAGATTCGTGCCGCGGGTCTGCGCTGCGAGACCGGCGTCTTCCAGGCCACGATGGATGTGGAACTGGTGAACGCGGGTCCAGTCACGATCCTGCTGGATTCTGCAAAGCTCTTCTAA